The DNA window GGGATCCCGGTCGCCGAAGTCCCCAGAATGGCAGTGATATCCAGGACggtgggaccaatgggaccCAGAGGAAGGACCAtcgtgttggtggccgagcaccagaagcacagagcggcttggagaagctccttgtcggGGACGATTTCCATAGACGAAAGGAgaatggcgtcgtagatgccaagggccttccattgctcgccgaagagtcgttccattcgaacgacccaggctgcccaggatgtggtcgtcgagggccaggagccctGGGGTTTAGCCGCATCCCatcgcgaccattcaaacccttgaagtaagggtgttaggcagtgctcctggagaaggccgatgatagtcggcggaattgtagccttgaagagaggacccaggatTTGGTACTGGGTGCTCATGTCATTttcaaaccggatggtcttgatcgagctccgatcaacAATCTTCTGGTGTTGgtcacattccctggaaagcttggagatgaaggacgcCATTGTGTGAAAGAGGCACGGAGTAAAAGGGTTATCTGGGTTGGGGATTTAAAAACGAAGACTTGGAATAGGAGAAATGCACTAGAAATCAATGGCAGAGGATTTCAGGAAGTTTGAGAGCGTAAAAGTACAAATGAgggaatttcggtatttatagagttatggggggggaagagcaatcgttcgaaattcaaaacaaagggcaaaatcgaccggaGGAATCGTTaatcatgatgaacatttgggaaatgcggttgagaagaccgacggttttaggttttgggggcgcacgatcgCGTGTGACGGCGAAGTTAATGACGAAAGACGGTTCGACGCCTGCACGATGACAGGTGGGCTCACGGACTGATGTActggctcgcggattgagatagTGGTCATAATGGCAAGACGGTTCGGGCAGGCACACGCTTCAGACGTCATTATCGGGGATTGGCCATGTTGGAGGATGCCACGTGGCGAGTGgtttagcaggatcaagatcgtgcgatcgtgttcaataaatgcgccttggaactcgggtattgggatcctgagtggtagattcgcttcttcaaggccgaaactcggccgaaggttttaggccgaggacctcagaagcgagggggcaatgtttgggcccaaaataacagtttgggccgagggaggaATCACTTTCGGCCCAGGAAGACGTACGGCGAGAGGGTCATGGGgcgttcagctcatgggcttctaggcctaggtcggttaaatcagaatgcaagtcgagtcctaatacaatagggaccctcgacgagatcagtaaaactagaaggcgaatccggctcagttaaggactagattcgtagtcctagcagaGATAGGACTGATCGAGGTAATGTTaatccggagagggaaacctagttcgaataggattggaactcgggctcggtgttctgctactataaatacaagacattcagcaatgGAAAAGCCCCacaaaatcaacacaaaaattgccctgcgcaaattctcacaacttgagatctttttcttttcctttttcgctgacacatcttccgttggcatcaacagcactgtggaagcaaccggtgatatcttaagtcggcatagatagctctgtcaccgtagagtcggtcggtctcgcagtatcttccgttggcatcaacagcactgcggcgagaacggtcgattgcctatccaagtctcggtcgagaagggttttcaaatccttgttggtcgaggtcatctcattagccttctcggcgaggtgaggtgttacagttattacattcggcacattgtaagccgaattcggttcgtgaactttgtaagaaatagcagccttgtcttcaggctcgagaacccaagaggccgagacgcgttcctttctcggccgcaatcgcaagacgcagaagtcagtagcgcgacccaacgcagcatcatcaaatttactcctcggccgagcctcggccgacgagttggcacgccccgcaatcaccgaaggacgtagttagcttagaatatattcggcctgcgcgccatgtaggctttgtaatttctagggtcaacaactACGTTGCAATATTTCAGTACCACATATACCCACTTTAAATGGCTCAATTGTCAAGACATGAAAAAGGAACCAAATTGGTTACATATGGAAACACAAACCCAAATTAGCTAGTTATCCATCCTGCATTCTATAACTTCCCACTTCCAACCCAGCACATATTAACACTATTTAAAAACACCCCAACGACACACTGTCTTTGTGTCCCCTCCCAACCAAACaaaccaaccaaaaaaaaaatgtcgttTTCCTCAAAACCTTTAAACAATCAGAACCGCTCAACAAACACAACAGAAACTCGCTCTCTTCTCTATCTCTCACGGTCTCACCCGGGATCACAGCACGAGGGTAAGAAGGAAAGATGGGTTCTTTCCCCAAATCCCTAAATTCTGAAACATGGGTTTTGATCCTCTGCGTCGTGGTCGTGGCGCTCCTCCTCCCCCTCCCTACCAGCCGATCTTCGTCGTCGAGCATCTACGACCACCTGCGGAAGCAGGGCTTGCCGATCGGCCTTCTCCCCAAAGGCATAACCGACTATTCTCTCAACGGCACCACCGGCGAATTCCGAGTGTTGCTAGAGCAGCCCTGCCACGCCAAGTTCGAGAGCCAGGTGCTCTACGATTTTAACGTTTCCGGCTTTCTGTCTTTCGGACGAATCGCCAACTTATCGGGCGTGTCGGCTCAGGAGCTCTTCCTCTGGTTTCCTGTGAAGGGGATCAGAGTCGATGTACCAAGTTCCGGCCTCATTTACTTCGACGTCGGCGTCGTCGACAAGCAGTTCTCTTTGTCCCTCTTCGAATCGCCACCTGATTGCACCGCCGTTGACCCTTCTGATCCCAACTTCAATCCTGCCGCCCAGGACACCAACCACTATTCCTCTTCCCCATCTGGGTCGTCGTCGTTTGAGGTTAATTCTTATAATCTTCTTCGTTTTGTGTCCTGGGGTTTTGTTGATCAGATTAAGGTTTCCAATTTTAGGATTTACTATGGTTTCATTATGTTTTTGTTTAGGAACAATGTTATGCTTTCTCAGCTAATTCATTAGTTAAAGAAAGAACACACATAATTCGCTGGTTGAAACAATTTGTAAGGAGTGGACAACTAGGCACGAACCAAccgttagggtttagggtgtgtgttcaattgagattttaaaggattttgacGGAGTTATAAGTCCATGGATTTGAGGGGGGTTTGGATTGACTTCCATAGACTCCACATGGACTTTGAGTGAATTATATATGGATTTTTTTGTCAGAAATTTATTATAGATTTTAGTGGATTCTAATAGACATGAGCTATTTAGGGTTCATTTGGTAGAAAGGATTAGATTGAAGGGGATAAACCTCTAAATTCAAGGCATATTGAAACTCGATGAGaatgatttttcattgtgaGGGGATTAGAAGAGGATTAGACATGAAGAAAACTTCTCCCATCTAATCCTCCCACTGCGGAAAGGATTGGAATGGATAATGTTTCTTCTTGAGCAGTCCTTCTCCTACCTCTAAGTTGGTCACAATTTTTTCGTTTCTTTTTTCAACATACCAAACTAGGCCTTGGTGATCTGATTTAAGGGCGTTTCCATTAGTTTCAAATTTCCAATATCCGGAATGGTGGTGGGCCATCATGTGTGGTGTTGGTGGTAGTAGTataggtagtggtggtggactAATAAAGTGTACACTAGTATGCAGGGATTTAATTTAGTGGAACATGGGGTGGATTGTAGAATTTCATGTAACTCACAAACTCTGGATAAATTTTGAGTCGACTCTTCCAATAACTGGACCTTTTGGTATACGCTTGATTCATGCGTGTAAATATGTAGCACATTCTTCCCtattaattttttgggttttgttccGCCTCCTTTTTCTGTGTCTTATGTCCAGTTGAATTAAACTTAGAATCCATGCGGAAGATTTCATTCTTGTGAAAGCATTGAATACATTGTCAGTAGCTTCTAAGGGTTTGAACAGTTTTGTTGTTGCTGTAATTGTTGTCTGTCTGTCTGGAGGGTTTATGTATTATTCAATATTCATTGAGTATAGAACAATCTTGAGGTtgaaattattttcaaatgtaTATTCTTCTTGTGCGATGGACAACTAACATTACAGGAATTTTCATcaagacaaaaaaaattctttggACCCGATATGTTACATGAATATACTCTTCCTTTAAAATTTCAAGTTAGTTTGTTTTCTGGCTGGTAATGTTAGTCTTGGTTTCATTTTGAGATTTTCAACTAGTCTGCAATTGCAAGGATTCATTATAGCGAA is part of the Malus domestica chromosome 12, GDT2T_hap1 genome and encodes:
- the LOC103434281 gene encoding uncharacterized protein, with the protein product MGSFPKSLNSETWVLILCVVVVALLLPLPTSRSSSSSIYDHLRKQGLPIGLLPKGITDYSLNGTTGEFRVLLEQPCHAKFESQVLYDFNVSGFLSFGRIANLSGVSAQELFLWFPVKGIRVDVPSSGLIYFDVGVVDKQFSLSLFESPPDCTAVDPSDPNFNPAAQDTNHYSSSPSGSSSFENESLNLGYGGGRRSELRADS